AGGCGGGTTGAAGACCATCAATAACGGGAATAAATCTTTTTTAGAATCAAAGAAATCTTGTCTTCTTACTTCGATTACATCTTCCATTTCTGCAGAAGCTATGTTGGCATCAGCTGCATCCAGCATTCTTCCGTCGATATCGTATCCTACAATTTTACCTGTAAATTCTTTCACACGATTGATTCTTACTTCTTTTATTTTTGAAAATAAATCGGCATCATAGTTTTTCCAGTTTTGGAAACCAAACCTTTTTCTGAAAGTCTGTGCCGGAAGATCCAAAGCAATCATTGCCGCTTCAATTAAAAGCGTTCCTGAACCGCACATTGGATCAAGAAAATTTCCTTTTCCGTCCCAACCTGCCAATTGCAGCATTCCGCTTGCCAAAACTTCGTTGATTGGAGCTTCACCCTGCTCTTTTCTGTAACCTCTTTTAAATAAAGCATCTCCTGAAGAATCTAGTGAAATGGTCACCAATTCTCTGTCGATGTGCAAATGAAATTTGATATCCGGAGATTTTGTTTCAATACTTGGTCTTTTTCCGTATTTATTTTGGAAATAATCTACGATGGCGTCTTTCATTTTAAAAGTCATAAACTGAGAATGACTGAATCTTTCTGAGTTTACGGTAGAATCGATGGCAAAAGTCTGATTGACATCCATAAATTCGTCCCATTCAAATTTGAAAAGTTTATCGTAATATTTGCTTTCGTTATAAGCCTTAAACTCGTCAATCGGCACCAAAACTTTTAATGCAGTTCTTGCTGCGTAATTGACTTTATATAAAAAACCTAAATCACCTTCACAGTTTACTGCGCGGTTTTTAAGTTCTACATTTCTTCCCCCTAGTTTTTTAACTTCCTCAGCAAGAATAGGTTCTAATCCGAAGAATGTTTTTATCTGAATTTTTAGATTTTCTGTATCCATTTTGCAAAAATAGTCATTTTAGTTGTTGGTTGTCAGTTTATAGTTGATAGAAATCGCTCTATCTTATAAAAACCATCAACCAACAACGATGTACCATCAATCAAAAACACTATTTTTGCATCATGGAATGGTTTGAATCTTGGTTTGATACCCCTTATTATCACTTATTATACAGCAACAGAGATTACACAGAAGCTGAAAATTTTATCACTAAGCTTACTTCAGAGTTAGAGCTTTCTCAATCGGCAAAAATCATTGATCTTGCTTGTGGAAAGGGAAGACACTCGGTTTTTCTTAATAAATTGGGTTACGATGTATTGGGATTAGATCTTTCCCGCCAAAGTATTGAACATAATAAAAAGTTTGAAAACCAAACGTTGATTTTTGATGTTCACGATATGCGAAATCCTATTGATTACGATCCTGTAGATGCGGTTTTTAATCTTTTTACAAGCTTCGGATATTTTGATAATGAAGAAGATGATAAAAAAGTTTTTCAATCGGTTTGCAATGCTTTGAAAAAAGATGGCTATTTTGTTTTGGATTATCTGAATGAAGAGTTCGTTAGAAATTCTTTAGTTCCGGAAACCGTTATCAGCAGAGAAGGAATTGATTTTAAAATTTCTAAAAAAATCGAAGACAGGCATATTATTAAAAATATAAGATTTGAAGCAGACGGAAAATCTCATCATTTTTTCGAAAAAGTAAAGCTTCATACTTTGGAAACCATTAAAAACTATGCTGAAGAAAGCGGTTTTGAAAGAGTTAAAATCTGGGGAGATTATCAATTGAATGATTTCAATAAAGATGTTTCGCCACGTTGTATCAATTTATTTAAGAAAAAATAATGATTTTCATTCTTCTTATTTTAAGTGTTGTTGCCGGAGTTTTACTCGGTAAATATTTTGGACAAAAAGAAAAATTTTCCAAAAATCTATTGATCTTAAGTGCCGGATTTTTAATTACCATTTGTTTAAATGAAGTTTTCCCGCAGGTTTATACTTCAGACATTGGTAATCTTGGGATTTTCGTTATTGGCGGAGTTTTGCTGCAGATGATTCTTGAAGCTTTGACGAAGGGTTTCGAGCATGGGCATTTTCATCATCATGGAGAAAGCAATATTCTTCCGATGGCATTAATGGTCGGACTTTTTATTCATGCTTTTATTGAAGGAATTCCTTTGGCGAATGAAACGAACCCGTTTTCACCTTATCTGTTGGGAATTTTGTTTCATAACTTGCCTATTTCTTTTATTTTGGGAGCATTTTTATTTAACAGAACAAATTCAAAAATATCTTATCCTTCAATATTAATTGTTGCGTTATTTGCTTTAGCATCACCGTTTGGAATGCTTTTAGGAAACTATTTTAATCCAGATTGGCAACCTTATTTTTTAGCTATTGTAGGTGGAATCTTCCTGCATATCTCTTCTGTTATTATATTTGAAAGTAATAAAAACCACAATATTGATTGGTCTAAAATAGGATTGGTTATTTTGGGAGTTTCATTAGCTTTAATGATGCATTTATTTCATGATCATTCGCATGTAGGACATCATCATTAAATTTAAATTTTGCCACGAATGCACGAATATTTCTTGAGCATATTAATAATTTATGCATTCGTGGCAAAATTTCCAAAGCTGATTAATTTGAAGTACAATAAAAAATATAGAAAAAAGTAAAAAGGCTTCGAGAAATTTTCCCGAAGCCTTTTTTATATTTTAGAAATAGTATTTTAGAATTTCCAACCAACAGTTAGGAAGAAATTATTTCTGATATTCTTAACATCTGAAACTACTGAATTTGGCGTAGCTACATCAAAATCGCCTGAATAATATCCTGTTCCGAAGCTTTCGTTTCCGCTTAAGAAAGGATTTTTATATTTAGAACTGATGTTTTGATATGCTGCATCAACATAGAATTTACCGAAATCATATCCGATACCTGCACCAATTGTGTTTCTTGCTCCTAAAATCAAATCGCTGTAATTAGTATCTCCAGCTTGACCATTATTAGAATAAGCACTTATCGTCATTGCGTCAAACGGGCTTGAAGCGTAAGAATAACCACCTCTCAATCTGAAAGCTTTGATTCTATATTCTGCACCAACTCTTACTTCTGATAAATTTTTGTATGAATCGCTAAAGAAAGAATTCAATTCAGTTTCTGCAGCACCCTGAACTTTATATTTAGGTTTCGTTAATCCCAAAGTATAATCTACGTTAATTGCAAAATTCTTTGTAGGAACAAAAGCACCACTTAAAGTAGCTTTCATAGGTGATCTGAAAGATCTGTCTTCAGTAAAATCATCATAATAAATTAATCCGTCAGATCCTGTATAATAATCTGAGTAGATTCTATCTATATTCCACCATGTTGGAGTTTCAATTGAAGCTCCCAATCTAAACTGATTAGTAATCTTACCAATTACCCCTAAAGTCGCAGAAAAACCGTTTGATTTTTCAGAAAAAGGAGTGTATTGTTTATCAAATGAATAGATTGTATTGTCTAAATCTAACCCAAAATTGGCACTGTCATATTGCTCTAAATCTGCATAATGCATATTAATACTTGCACCAAGATATAAAGAGTTGTTGTAATTGGCACCTACCCCAAGATTAAATTTAGTTTGAGTTCCGTATCTGTTATAAGCATGCCCCAAATAAGCAAGATTACCTACCACTGCATTTCCTGAACCGTCAACAAGATTTTTGGGAATCGAAATATTGGTATTTCCCCCAGTTTCTACATAGTTTTCAAGTGACTGTGTAGAAATACTTGCTCCCAAATTAATAAACTTCCAAGGAGTTTCTGTCATCAACTGAAAAGCTGCAACACCACTTGCATTTCCAAGATTTCCTTTAGTAATATTATAATTAACTGAAGATCCTGCTAAAGTGCTTGTATTTTTATTACCTGTAACGGATAAAGTTGCGGAAAAATCACCTGCAATTGCAACACCCAAACCTGCCGGGTTGGTAAGAAGCGATGTAGCATCACCTCCCAAAGCTCCGTTAGACCCTACCATTGCATTAAACTTTGATGATCCAACCATTGGTGTGTTTGAATAAACATCAATTGAATTTCTTATCGTTGATATATCCTGAGCCTGCAAATAGAATGCTGCAGTCACACCTATTAATACTAGAGATTTTTTTAACATTATTTTTTTTAATAGTTATTAAGTTGAATATTATCTACCACCTGATCTGAAACCGCCGCCTCCGCCGGATCTCATACCTCCTCCGCCTCCGGAAGAACCACCTCTGAAACCGCCACTGCTACTTCCAGAATTAAAACCTCCTGATCTGAAACCTCCATTATCACTCGGTCTTGTACTTTCATTTCTATATCTTGGCTGAGATTGTTGCTGATTGTAGTTATAGTTTGGTCTTGTAGATCTTACACCGTTATTCATATTAGGTCTCATGCCATTATTAGGATTACGATAACCTCCGTTGTTAGTTCTATACCCTCCATTATTCATATTGGTAGGCTGTCTGTAAGAACCAGCTCTCATACTTGAATTATTATTTCTGAAACCAGCTCCGTTATTATAAGCGCTTTTTAAAGCAGAATTATTCGTTCTGTAAGCTCCAGGTCCAGAAGTGCCAAATCTACCGTTTGCTCCACTTCTTGCATAAGGAATTCTGTTATAGTAACCACCCCATCCCCAATAAGGATTTCCGTAGTAACCACCCCAGTAAGGATTATATCCCCAATAATTATTCCAACCATAGTTCCAGCCCATTCCCCAATAAGGATTGTAGCCTCCCCATCCCCAAGAGTTACCCCAGCCAAAAGACATTCCCATGCCCCAACCAGATCCCCAATAAGAACCGAAGCCTCCGCCCCAACCCCAAGGTGAACCCCAACCCATCATTCCCCACGAATTGTCGTAGTAGTTGGTTTCGTTTCCTGCAAAATTACCCCAGTCAGAATCGGTAGCATTACTATTCCAATTGGAGTTATTCCAGTTGCTGTAACGATTATCTTGTTGAGCAGCATTTATTTGAGCGTTTTGAACCAGATTAGAGTCATCCTGATAATAATCATAA
Above is a genomic segment from Chryseobacterium mulctrae containing:
- a CDS encoding THUMP domain-containing class I SAM-dependent RNA methyltransferase encodes the protein MDTENLKIQIKTFFGLEPILAEEVKKLGGRNVELKNRAVNCEGDLGFLYKVNYAARTALKVLVPIDEFKAYNESKYYDKLFKFEWDEFMDVNQTFAIDSTVNSERFSHSQFMTFKMKDAIVDYFQNKYGKRPSIETKSPDIKFHLHIDRELVTISLDSSGDALFKRGYRKEQGEAPINEVLASGMLQLAGWDGKGNFLDPMCGSGTLLIEAAMIALDLPAQTFRKRFGFQNWKNYDADLFSKIKEVRINRVKEFTGKIVGYDIDGRMLDAADANIASAEMEDVIEVRRQDFFDSKKDLFPLLMVFNPPYDERISINDDDFYKKIGDTFKTHYPNTLAWLISSDLEAVKKIGLRPSRKIKLFNGKLETRFLQYEMYEGTKKLHKLENKEE
- a CDS encoding class I SAM-dependent DNA methyltransferase, whose product is MEWFESWFDTPYYHLLYSNRDYTEAENFITKLTSELELSQSAKIIDLACGKGRHSVFLNKLGYDVLGLDLSRQSIEHNKKFENQTLIFDVHDMRNPIDYDPVDAVFNLFTSFGYFDNEEDDKKVFQSVCNALKKDGYFVLDYLNEEFVRNSLVPETVISREGIDFKISKKIEDRHIIKNIRFEADGKSHHFFEKVKLHTLETIKNYAEESGFERVKIWGDYQLNDFNKDVSPRCINLFKKK
- a CDS encoding ZIP family metal transporter, whose translation is MIFILLILSVVAGVLLGKYFGQKEKFSKNLLILSAGFLITICLNEVFPQVYTSDIGNLGIFVIGGVLLQMILEALTKGFEHGHFHHHGESNILPMALMVGLFIHAFIEGIPLANETNPFSPYLLGILFHNLPISFILGAFLFNRTNSKISYPSILIVALFALASPFGMLLGNYFNPDWQPYFLAIVGGIFLHISSVIIFESNKNHNIDWSKIGLVILGVSLALMMHLFHDHSHVGHHH
- a CDS encoding OmpP1/FadL family transporter, translating into MLKKSLVLIGVTAAFYLQAQDISTIRNSIDVYSNTPMVGSSKFNAMVGSNGALGGDATSLLTNPAGLGVAIAGDFSATLSVTGNKNTSTLAGSSVNYNITKGNLGNASGVAAFQLMTETPWKFINLGASISTQSLENYVETGGNTNISIPKNLVDGSGNAVVGNLAYLGHAYNRYGTQTKFNLGVGANYNNSLYLGASINMHYADLEQYDSANFGLDLDNTIYSFDKQYTPFSEKSNGFSATLGVIGKITNQFRLGASIETPTWWNIDRIYSDYYTGSDGLIYYDDFTEDRSFRSPMKATLSGAFVPTKNFAINVDYTLGLTKPKYKVQGAAETELNSFFSDSYKNLSEVRVGAEYRIKAFRLRGGYSYASSPFDAMTISAYSNNGQAGDTNYSDLILGARNTIGAGIGYDFGKFYVDAAYQNISSKYKNPFLSGNESFGTGYYSGDFDVATPNSVVSDVKNIRNNFFLTVGWKF
- a CDS encoding prolyl-tRNA synthetase: MKRNIHKNLLGMLKSKGILAVASGLLLMSCGAQMGGYSETDGVYYDPNKDTLPEGVIINGNEGNRVGEYYDYYQDDSNLVQNAQINAAQQDNRYSNWNNSNWNSNATDSDWGNFAGNETNYYDNSWGMMGWGSPWGWGGGFGSYWGSGWGMGMSFGWGNSWGWGGYNPYWGMGWNYGWNNYWGYNPYWGGYYGNPYWGWGGYYNRIPYARSGANGRFGTSGPGAYRTNNSALKSAYNNGAGFRNNNSSMRAGSYRQPTNMNNGGYRTNNGGYRNPNNGMRPNMNNGVRSTRPNYNYNQQQSQPRYRNESTRPSDNGGFRSGGFNSGSSSGGFRGGSSGGGGGMRSGGGGGFRSGGR